The Deltaproteobacteria bacterium genome window below encodes:
- a CDS encoding alpha/beta hydrolase translates to MSYFYLLASALIILFQLGCQSFQSRNPPSALPGGNNLPQVRNVETPSPKLLPDDNAPGSNPDEPELAEGMPVKPRPLPDIPKIGIILGPGGSRVYGQIGVLQELQKNKIPIQSIAGMEMGSLVASLYAWRNSVNDVEWQMFKIKEDDLFKKNLITGKKTTDINSLNPIIKAAFSNIRAEDFKKPFSCPALNLQNNQIYIMNKGFLDQLLPFCLPFPPFFKPYRKNIGSTRDLKIVADYLRSQGANYIIFVNVLGGNSFKAPIYDENSTENLLWAELSSQLSKQTRYVDYTITLNLENNSIIDFSQRREMMQKGSDQSYKVIQSLAQKLGL, encoded by the coding sequence ATGAGTTATTTTTATTTGTTGGCTTCCGCACTCATCATTTTGTTCCAACTGGGGTGTCAAAGTTTTCAAAGCAGAAATCCCCCATCTGCTTTGCCTGGAGGAAACAATTTACCTCAAGTCAGGAACGTTGAAACTCCAAGTCCAAAGCTGCTTCCAGACGATAATGCTCCTGGAAGTAATCCTGACGAGCCGGAACTCGCAGAGGGGATGCCCGTAAAACCTAGGCCATTGCCTGATATACCTAAAATTGGCATTATCCTGGGGCCTGGGGGAAGTCGTGTTTATGGTCAGATTGGAGTTCTTCAAGAATTGCAAAAAAATAAAATTCCAATTCAAAGTATTGCAGGAATGGAGATGGGTTCGCTGGTTGCGAGTCTTTACGCTTGGAGAAACTCAGTCAATGATGTTGAATGGCAAATGTTTAAAATTAAGGAAGATGATTTATTCAAAAAAAATCTGATAACTGGAAAAAAAACGACGGATATTAATTCACTGAATCCAATTATTAAAGCGGCCTTTAGTAATATTCGAGCCGAAGATTTTAAAAAACCATTCTCCTGTCCGGCTCTGAATTTACAAAATAATCAAATTTATATTATGAATAAAGGTTTTTTAGATCAACTACTTCCTTTTTGCTTGCCTTTTCCGCCGTTTTTCAAACCCTATCGAAAAAATATTGGTTCAACACGGGACTTAAAGATCGTGGCTGACTATTTGCGTTCTCAAGGGGCAAATTATATTATCTTTGTAAATGTTCTGGGAGGGAATTCTTTCAAAGCACCTATTTACGATGAAAACTCGACAGAAAACCTTCTTTGGGCAGAGCTTTCAAGCCAATTATCCAAACAAACGCGCTATGTGGATTATACTATTACTTTAAATCTTGAAAACAATAGTATAATAGACTTCAGTCAGCGACGCGAAATGATGCAAAAGGGTTCAGATCAATCATATAAGGTGATTCAATCCCTAGCCCAAAAATTAGGTTTATAG
- a CDS encoding ExbD/TolR family protein, with product MGMSSGSGKSKAVLSEINVTPLVDVMLVLLIMFMVTTPLMQQGIQVELPKTSATGLELNEEPLLIVIEANRKITIAKNPIFLTQLNEKLRAIFKTRKNKQVYIQADRKVDYGIVAEVMAETKAAGITSLGLVTLPKEK from the coding sequence ATGGGTATGAGTTCTGGTTCAGGAAAATCGAAAGCTGTTCTCAGTGAAATCAATGTAACACCACTTGTGGATGTGATGTTGGTCTTATTAATCATGTTTATGGTAACAACGCCACTGATGCAGCAAGGAATCCAAGTGGAGCTACCGAAAACCTCCGCAACGGGCTTAGAACTTAATGAAGAACCTTTACTTATTGTCATCGAAGCCAATAGGAAGATAACTATTGCAAAAAATCCTATTTTCTTAACTCAATTAAACGAAAAATTAAGGGCCATTTTCAAAACAAGAAAAAATAAACAAGTTTATATTCAAGCAGATAGGAAAGTTGACTATGGGATTGTTGCAGAGGTCATGGCAGAAACAAAAGCAGCTGGAATCACGAGCCTGGGGTTAGTCACCTTGCCAAAAGAAAAATAG
- the lon gene encoding endopeptidase La: MAEAKNMELPLLPLRDLIIFPHLMMPLFVGREKSINALEEAISKQSDIILAAQRDAKTNNPESKDIYSVGTIGTIIQLLKLPDGTVKVLVEGKRRVKIKDFVPNENFFVVKYEEIPEEVDSQVEAQALVRSVKATFETYVKLNKRIPPEILMRVTSIENAGELADIIVAQLNLKLEDKQKVLEIFEPEKRLEHLLNIMTGEIEILEVEKKIRTRVKKQMERSQKEYYLNEQMQAIQKELGDKDDYQAELQDLELKCKQKKMPKEAKEKVMKEVKKLKLMSPMSAEATVVRNYIDWVLSLPWNDYSEESHDIKKAKKILDDDHWGLEKVKERILEYLAVLSLSNNLKGPILCLVGPPGVGKTSLARSIATSLNRQFARISLGGVRDEAEIRGHRKTYVGAMPGKILQALRKVDKGNPLVLLDEIDKMANDFRGDPSAAMLEVLDPEQNNNFQDHYLELEYDLSKVMFIATANSLHTVPRPLLDRMEIISLEGYIEQEKFHIAKNYLVPKQIENHGLKDYKVSIQDATIRNVIRYYTREAGVRNLERQLANVCRKVAKDIVMGEAISDMKPGTKKSQPITSKNKQGYVVTPKKLVELLGAHKYKFGKIEEQNEIGLTNGMAWTEVGGDLLAVEVSVVPGKGKFTVTGQLGDVMKESCSAAMSYVRSRGPLFGFAKEYFADIDVHIHLPEGAVPKDGPSAGIALTTSIVSAITKIPVKRTVAMTGEISLRGKVMPIGGLKEKILAAHRGGIKMIICPKENEKDLKDIPKEVLKELKVILVDHVDQVLINALDIKSPKELFKQQKATELGVRAQYTGQSLHHH, encoded by the coding sequence ATGGCTGAAGCTAAAAACATGGAGTTACCCTTACTTCCCCTTAGGGATTTGATTATTTTCCCTCATTTGATGATGCCCCTGTTTGTCGGTAGGGAAAAGAGCATCAATGCTCTTGAAGAAGCCATCAGTAAGCAAAGTGATATTATTTTAGCAGCTCAGCGGGATGCTAAAACTAATAATCCAGAGTCAAAGGATATTTATAGTGTTGGGACCATTGGAACGATTATCCAACTGTTAAAATTACCTGATGGAACGGTTAAGGTGTTGGTTGAGGGCAAGCGAAGGGTTAAAATTAAAGATTTCGTTCCCAATGAGAACTTTTTCGTTGTGAAGTATGAAGAGATTCCAGAAGAGGTTGATTCACAAGTAGAGGCTCAGGCTTTGGTAAGATCAGTTAAAGCCACTTTTGAGACTTATGTAAAGCTAAATAAAAGAATTCCGCCAGAAATATTAATGAGAGTGACTTCTATTGAAAACGCAGGTGAACTCGCAGACATTATTGTCGCTCAATTAAATTTAAAACTTGAAGATAAGCAAAAAGTTCTTGAAATTTTTGAACCAGAAAAACGTCTTGAGCATTTGTTAAATATCATGACGGGAGAGATTGAAATTCTTGAGGTCGAGAAAAAAATCAGAACCCGAGTTAAAAAACAAATGGAGCGTTCGCAAAAGGAATATTATCTAAACGAACAAATGCAAGCCATCCAAAAGGAACTTGGAGATAAGGATGATTATCAAGCAGAGCTTCAAGATCTTGAGTTAAAGTGCAAGCAAAAGAAAATGCCTAAAGAGGCTAAAGAAAAAGTCATGAAAGAGGTTAAAAAACTCAAGCTCATGTCACCGATGTCGGCTGAGGCGACGGTAGTTAGAAACTACATTGATTGGGTTTTATCTTTGCCGTGGAATGATTATTCTGAAGAGAGTCACGATATTAAAAAAGCCAAGAAAATTTTAGATGACGACCACTGGGGATTAGAGAAAGTAAAAGAGAGAATTCTAGAATATCTTGCAGTTTTGTCCTTATCTAATAATCTGAAAGGTCCAATCTTATGTCTTGTAGGTCCTCCCGGAGTAGGTAAGACCTCTTTAGCTAGATCCATTGCCACTTCTTTGAACCGTCAGTTTGCAAGAATTTCACTGGGCGGCGTTCGTGATGAAGCGGAAATTCGTGGACACAGAAAAACCTATGTGGGAGCTATGCCGGGTAAAATTTTGCAAGCTCTCAGAAAAGTGGATAAAGGAAATCCTTTAGTATTGCTTGATGAAATTGATAAAATGGCAAATGATTTCAGAGGCGACCCTTCTGCGGCGATGCTTGAGGTTTTGGATCCTGAGCAAAACAACAATTTTCAAGATCACTATTTGGAGTTGGAGTACGATTTGTCTAAGGTGATGTTTATTGCTACAGCAAATTCTCTTCACACAGTACCGCGGCCGCTTCTTGACCGAATGGAAATCATCAGTCTCGAGGGTTATATTGAGCAAGAGAAATTTCATATTGCAAAAAATTATTTAGTGCCTAAGCAAATTGAAAACCATGGATTAAAAGATTACAAAGTGTCTATTCAAGATGCAACGATTAGAAATGTAATCAGATACTATACTCGTGAAGCTGGGGTCAGAAATCTTGAAAGGCAATTGGCAAATGTTTGTCGAAAAGTGGCAAAAGATATCGTTATGGGCGAAGCCATTTCAGATATGAAGCCAGGGACAAAGAAATCGCAACCCATCACATCGAAAAACAAACAAGGTTACGTTGTGACTCCAAAAAAATTAGTAGAACTTTTGGGCGCTCACAAATATAAATTTGGCAAGATTGAAGAACAGAATGAGATTGGCTTAACAAACGGAATGGCTTGGACCGAGGTAGGCGGTGATTTGCTTGCCGTTGAAGTGAGTGTTGTGCCAGGAAAAGGTAAGTTCACGGTGACAGGACAGTTAGGCGATGTCATGAAGGAATCATGTTCAGCAGCCATGAGTTATGTGCGATCACGAGGTCCACTATTCGGCTTTGCTAAGGAATATTTTGCAGATATTGATGTTCATATTCATTTGCCCGAGGGGGCCGTTCCTAAGGATGGACCTTCTGCGGGAATTGCCTTAACAACAAGTATAGTTTCAGCCATTACCAAAATTCCTGTAAAAAGAACAGTGGCCATGACTGGTGAAATTTCTTTGCGTGGAAAAGTAATGCCCATTGGTGGTTTGAAAGAAAAAATTTTGGCAGCTCATCGTGGTGGAATTAAAATGATCATTTGCCCGAAAGAGAATGAAAAAGACTTAAAAGATATTCCAAAAGAAGTTCTGAAAGAGTTAAAAGTCATTTTGGTCGATCATGTTGATCAGGTTTTGATCAACGCACTCGATATTAAATCTCCAAAGGAATTATTTAAACAGCAGAAGGCGACAGAGCTTGGAGTGAGGGCTCAATACACAGGACAATCTCTGCATCATCATTAG
- a CDS encoding TlyA family rRNA (cytidine-2'-O)-methyltransferase — MSKCRADVLLYEKELANSRTHAQELIKSKKAYYMEGNKKVSIDKPSQELAKDLEIIIENDETISFVSRAGNKLYEALNELKAGGFIDSMSFRGHHFLDIGVSTGGFSDCVLKLGASQVFGIDVGHGQIAKNLLVRPNFRLFEGVNARYLSSYKEVTSQFPPEGFDYILMDVSFISIKLILNELSSFLKKNGRLLSLVKPQFELGAENLNRSGIVKNIDLYAKLEKDMMEFARTGQWEIIRYFASKVPGKDGNKEFFIFLKRGI; from the coding sequence ATGAGTAAATGTAGAGCGGATGTATTACTTTACGAAAAAGAACTAGCTAATTCTAGAACTCATGCCCAAGAACTGATTAAATCTAAAAAAGCTTACTATATGGAAGGTAATAAGAAAGTTTCTATTGATAAGCCAAGCCAAGAACTAGCGAAAGATTTGGAAATTATAATTGAAAATGATGAAACAATTAGTTTTGTTTCAAGAGCCGGTAACAAGCTCTATGAAGCCCTTAACGAACTTAAGGCCGGAGGCTTCATAGACTCAATGAGTTTTAGGGGGCATCATTTTCTAGATATTGGGGTGTCAACTGGTGGATTTTCTGACTGTGTTTTAAAGTTAGGTGCAAGCCAAGTTTTTGGTATCGACGTGGGTCATGGGCAAATTGCAAAAAATTTACTAGTGCGTCCTAATTTTAGGCTTTTCGAGGGCGTCAATGCTCGGTATTTATCTTCATATAAAGAAGTAACAAGTCAATTTCCACCAGAGGGGTTTGATTATATTTTGATGGATGTGTCTTTTATAAGTATAAAACTCATTCTTAATGAATTGTCCTCTTTTCTGAAAAAAAATGGAAGGCTACTTTCGTTAGTGAAACCACAATTTGAATTAGGAGCAGAGAATTTAAATAGATCTGGCATTGTTAAAAATATTGATTTGTATGCAAAGCTTGAAAAAGATATGATGGAGTTTGCAAGAACAGGTCAATGGGAAATCATAAGATATTTTGCCTCTAAAGTGCCTGGTAAAGATGGCAATAAAGAGTTTTTTATTTTTTTAAAAAGAGGAATTTAA
- a CDS encoding aminopeptidase P N-terminal domain-containing protein, with amino-acid sequence MRKALENIQIFKTRREKVIKKLGNNALVVAAHPEQIRNHDVGYAYRQDSNLYYLTGFEEPESVLILRPGLFPESILFVRQKNIERETWDGFRFGPEATQEEFQVDKCYPIEEFEKQALELLKGYEGVYYRLLKNPTFDQRFLNILEELRRSQGRTGYGLMTILDADVFLGEMRLRKSEEEILNLKKACEITAQGHVQAMKYVKPGVTERQIQAVMTSYFLSQNSQREGYNFIVASGNSATTLHYNFNDQVCKNGDLLLIDAGAEYNYYTGDITRCFPVNGQFSKAQREIYQGVLDIQKEIISGLKPGIYFKDLHDQGASLLTDLMLELGLLNGRKDDILAANAHKKYYPHGIGHWLGMDVHDAGLYFINGEPRTIEKSMCFTIEPGLYIPAKDGEAPAPYRGIGVRIEDNILITSDSFENMTSSVPKEISEIENLMNMMNSTKSNV; translated from the coding sequence ATGAGAAAAGCGCTTGAAAACATCCAGATATTTAAAACTCGAAGAGAAAAAGTGATTAAAAAACTTGGAAACAATGCCCTTGTTGTAGCGGCTCATCCAGAGCAAATTCGCAATCATGATGTTGGATATGCCTACAGACAAGATTCCAACTTGTATTACTTAACCGGCTTTGAAGAGCCAGAGTCTGTTTTAATTTTAAGACCAGGATTATTTCCTGAAAGTATTTTGTTTGTGAGGCAAAAAAATATTGAACGAGAGACTTGGGATGGTTTTCGTTTTGGTCCAGAGGCGACACAAGAAGAATTTCAAGTTGATAAATGCTATCCCATTGAAGAATTTGAAAAACAGGCCTTAGAGCTACTTAAAGGGTATGAAGGGGTCTATTACCGCTTACTTAAAAATCCAACATTTGATCAAAGATTTCTTAATATTTTGGAAGAGTTAAGACGGTCTCAAGGTAGAACTGGTTATGGTTTGATGACGATTTTAGATGCTGATGTATTTCTTGGTGAAATGCGGTTACGAAAATCTGAGGAAGAAATTTTAAATCTAAAGAAGGCCTGCGAAATCACAGCCCAAGGTCACGTGCAAGCAATGAAGTATGTAAAACCAGGGGTCACAGAAAGGCAAATTCAAGCAGTCATGACAAGTTATTTTCTTTCTCAAAACTCTCAACGAGAAGGCTACAATTTTATAGTTGCCAGTGGCAATAGCGCAACAACTTTGCATTATAATTTCAATGATCAAGTTTGTAAAAATGGGGATTTGTTATTGATCGACGCGGGAGCTGAGTACAATTATTACACTGGTGATATCACTAGATGCTTTCCCGTAAATGGACAGTTTTCCAAAGCTCAAAGAGAAATCTATCAAGGGGTGTTAGATATTCAGAAAGAAATAATTTCTGGCTTAAAACCAGGAATTTATTTTAAGGATTTGCATGACCAAGGAGCTTCTTTATTAACCGATTTGATGCTTGAGCTGGGTCTGTTGAATGGAAGAAAAGACGATATTTTAGCAGCGAATGCGCATAAAAAATATTACCCCCATGGAATTGGCCATTGGCTAGGCATGGATGTGCATGATGCGGGTCTTTATTTTATTAATGGAGAGCCTCGAACTATCGAGAAAAGCATGTGTTTCACCATTGAGCCAGGCTTGTACATTCCGGCAAAAGACGGCGAGGCGCCAGCTCCGTATCGAGGTATTGGGGTTCGCATCGAGGACAATATTTTAATCACATCCGATAGCTTTGAAAACATGACTTCAAGTGTGCCTAAAGAAATATCAGAAATCGAAAATTTGATGAATATGATGAACTCAACGAAGTCTAATGTCTAG
- a CDS encoding cell envelope integrity protein TolA, translating into MENQFKQGSKDVSKYKISTNENGLWYSLAFHFFIFSIFILQNVFFEGEKIDYESAIRVDIVGLPEKLIPTPKETSNKLPDKLPEKTPDTIPENQIEKQAEKITDRLPEKKSLPDLEAIKLTKEKRKLDTKVIQKKQVEAINKIKKLSALDKIKSDLEAEQTKQIGSNQTQKKFQYKGSVLNPGTELTGLNKLQHENYVALLDKKIKENWTLPQWLSNKDLTAQALIKIDENGVVIYNQIFKTSGNTTYDDFVLETIHKSSPFPKPPEKFVALVGVKGILIGFPE; encoded by the coding sequence TTGGAAAATCAGTTTAAACAAGGTTCAAAAGATGTCTCAAAATACAAAATCTCCACCAACGAAAATGGTTTATGGTATTCTTTGGCTTTTCATTTTTTTATATTTTCTATATTTATATTACAAAATGTCTTTTTTGAAGGTGAAAAAATTGACTATGAATCAGCCATTCGCGTTGACATTGTAGGGCTACCAGAAAAACTAATCCCTACACCTAAAGAGACATCAAATAAATTACCTGATAAATTGCCTGAAAAAACCCCTGATACAATCCCAGAAAACCAAATAGAAAAGCAAGCGGAAAAAATTACAGATAGGCTTCCCGAAAAAAAATCTTTGCCGGACTTAGAGGCCATCAAGTTAACTAAGGAAAAACGAAAATTAGACACTAAGGTTATTCAAAAAAAACAAGTTGAGGCGATAAATAAAATAAAAAAGTTATCCGCGCTAGATAAAATTAAATCTGATTTAGAAGCGGAACAGACAAAACAAATAGGTTCAAATCAAACTCAAAAAAAATTTCAGTACAAAGGAAGTGTCTTAAATCCAGGAACCGAGCTCACTGGCTTAAACAAACTTCAGCATGAAAATTATGTCGCCTTGCTTGATAAAAAGATCAAAGAAAATTGGACCTTACCTCAATGGCTTTCTAATAAAGATCTAACGGCACAAGCTTTAATAAAGATTGATGAAAATGGTGTTGTCATTTACAATCAGATTTTTAAAACCAGCGGAAATACCACTTATGATGATTTTGTTCTCGAGACGATTCATAAGTCTTCTCCTTTCCCTAAGCCTCCAGAAAAATTTGTGGCTCTTGTTGGGGTCAAAGGAATTTTAATTGGATTTCCAGAATGA
- a CDS encoding polyprenyl synthetase family protein: MFSEKTKNKIIEFDEFSKGAVDSLYPNKIENKKLIESIQYSFLGGGKRFRPAITFVVADLLKVETKQILPWCLSLEMIHTYSLIHDDLPCMDDDDFRRGKATNHKLYGESIALLAGDALLTEAFGILAQFYANESGNLVKLINELAFISGLRGMIGGQFLDMELEAATIDKIKLMHQMKTGALISGCFSGPGIIKGLAPDKINKLKFLGQEVGFLFQVKDDILDYQDKNQDIKNIVPFLGGIEKSKIFIESETDKLLQEVSHLLDTLGTELTPTNELSFLLKWNQNRNL, from the coding sequence TTGTTTAGCGAAAAAACCAAAAATAAAATAATAGAATTTGATGAGTTTTCTAAGGGCGCGGTCGATTCCCTTTATCCAAATAAAATTGAAAACAAAAAACTCATTGAGTCTATTCAATATTCATTTTTGGGCGGTGGTAAAAGATTTAGACCCGCCATAACCTTTGTTGTCGCTGACTTATTAAAAGTAGAGACAAAGCAAATTTTGCCATGGTGTCTTTCTTTAGAAATGATACATACCTATTCTTTAATTCATGATGATTTGCCTTGCATGGATGATGATGATTTTCGTCGAGGAAAAGCAACAAATCATAAACTCTATGGTGAAAGCATTGCCCTTTTGGCAGGGGATGCTTTGTTGACAGAAGCTTTTGGAATTTTAGCCCAATTTTATGCCAATGAATCTGGAAATTTAGTTAAGCTTATTAACGAACTTGCTTTCATTTCTGGGCTCAGAGGGATGATCGGTGGTCAGTTTCTAGATATGGAATTAGAGGCAGCCACCATAGACAAAATAAAATTAATGCATCAAATGAAAACGGGGGCATTGATTTCAGGTTGCTTCAGTGGTCCTGGAATCATAAAGGGTTTAGCCCCAGATAAAATAAATAAATTGAAATTTTTAGGACAAGAAGTGGGTTTTCTCTTTCAAGTCAAAGATGATATTTTAGATTACCAAGATAAAAATCAAGATATTAAAAATATCGTTCCTTTTCTGGGGGGAATTGAAAAATCAAAAATATTCATTGAAAGTGAAACGGATAAACTCCTCCAAGAGGTAAGCCATCTTTTGGACACGTTGGGGACAGAACTCACGCCCACAAATGAACTTTCTTTTTTGCTAAAATGGAATCAAAATAGAAATTTATAA
- a CDS encoding MotA/TolQ/ExbB proton channel family protein, translating into MSVNSSTLDILFQASPIVQLTLVVLVFLSILCWGISFNKWLLLRRIHTVNELFLVQFWKSSSLDQLYSEIDAFHESPLARVFKAAKPQLTSMDNLERVIRKAMENELAKMESKLTLLATTGSTGPFIGLFGTVWGIMTSFHKIGATGNASLAVVAPGISEALIATAVGLAAAIPAVVLYNHFISKIRKEEIELNNFSADFLNLVKRNFLNQ; encoded by the coding sequence ATTAGCGTTAATTCCAGCACCTTAGATATTCTATTTCAAGCCTCGCCCATTGTTCAGTTAACACTTGTCGTTTTAGTTTTTCTAAGTATCCTCTGCTGGGGAATTTCATTTAATAAATGGTTATTGTTAAGACGAATTCACACTGTCAACGAGCTTTTTTTGGTTCAATTTTGGAAAAGTAGCTCCTTAGATCAGCTTTACAGTGAAATAGATGCCTTCCATGAAAGTCCTTTGGCTCGAGTGTTCAAAGCGGCCAAACCTCAGCTAACAAGTATGGATAATTTAGAACGTGTCATCAGAAAGGCCATGGAAAATGAGTTAGCCAAAATGGAATCTAAACTGACTCTTTTAGCCACAACAGGAAGCACGGGACCCTTTATAGGTTTGTTTGGCACCGTTTGGGGGATCATGACCTCCTTTCACAAAATTGGCGCCACTGGAAATGCGAGCTTAGCCGTAGTGGCTCCAGGTATTTCTGAAGCCTTGATTGCTACGGCTGTTGGATTGGCCGCAGCCATCCCAGCTGTTGTTCTTTATAATCATTTTATTTCAAAAATCAGAAAAGAAGAAATAGAACTGAATAATTTCTCTGCTGATTTTCTAAACCTTGTAAAACGAAATTTTTTAAATCAATAG
- a CDS encoding exodeoxyribonuclease VII small subunit, with the protein MEFEKKLTRLETIVQKMEKGDATLEDSLKLFEEGVKLSRECHQKLSEAELKIKKLISFDDKGEPITEFFNEE; encoded by the coding sequence ATGGAATTTGAAAAAAAACTAACCAGATTAGAAACTATAGTTCAAAAGATGGAAAAAGGCGATGCGACCCTGGAAGATTCTTTAAAGCTTTTTGAAGAAGGAGTTAAGCTTTCAAGAGAGTGTCATCAGAAACTCAGTGAGGCTGAATTGAAAATAAAAAAACTTATTAGCTTCGACGACAAAGGCGAGCCAATTACAGAATTCTTTAATGAAGAGTAA
- a CDS encoding exodeoxyribonuclease VII large subunit, producing MTEIPSAPLLHSVTTKISLKDDIDTLKNEVEVYTVEQLNLQIKQLLEGQISSIWIKGEVSNFKAHTSGHFYFSLKDNKSQISAVMFRGFNSKLKFKVCDGLEVIVKGRISVYEPRGSYQILCETMEPVGAGALQRAFEELKIKLKAEGLFESARKRKIPPLPQKIVLVTSPTGAAVQDMRQIISRRAPYLEVILIPTLVQGEGASEQIILALKKAWQLKEVDVIILGRGGGSIEDLWAFNNENLARAIAASPVPVISAVGHEIDFTIADFVADLRAPTPSAAAELVAKSAKDLTDRLINLNRVMKMVLERQVKKWDQKLENLKLRLIDPKQKLQDLILKNDDFFNRLQATLELKILSFRHKNELLFQKLKNPKNKIDSAKEELNFIQKSLIYQMQNKIERMQKDVQNKMLLMDSFSPLKVVDRGFVIVTKSHKIIKESTQLEENDRIELRFSDNQVELTVKDLKFSNIT from the coding sequence ATGACGGAAATACCTTCGGCCCCTTTGCTTCATTCGGTGACAACAAAAATAAGTTTAAAAGATGATATCGATACTCTTAAAAACGAAGTTGAAGTTTATACGGTTGAACAATTAAATCTGCAAATTAAACAATTGTTAGAGGGACAAATTTCCTCAATTTGGATCAAGGGTGAAGTATCCAATTTTAAAGCGCATACATCGGGTCATTTTTATTTTTCTTTGAAGGACAATAAATCACAAATCTCTGCAGTGATGTTTCGAGGTTTTAATTCTAAACTCAAATTTAAAGTCTGCGATGGTTTAGAGGTGATTGTTAAAGGAAGAATTAGCGTTTATGAGCCCAGGGGAAGTTATCAAATTTTGTGTGAGACGATGGAGCCTGTCGGAGCCGGGGCTTTGCAAAGAGCCTTCGAAGAATTAAAAATTAAACTCAAAGCAGAAGGTTTGTTTGAGTCGGCTCGAAAAAGAAAAATACCGCCCCTTCCACAAAAAATCGTTTTGGTCACTTCTCCAACGGGGGCGGCGGTGCAGGACATGCGGCAAATTATTTCACGGAGAGCACCCTACCTTGAAGTTATTTTGATTCCTACCCTAGTTCAGGGTGAGGGGGCCTCAGAACAAATTATTTTAGCTCTCAAAAAGGCTTGGCAGCTCAAAGAAGTGGATGTCATTATTTTGGGCCGAGGCGGGGGATCCATTGAAGACTTGTGGGCTTTTAATAATGAAAATTTAGCTAGGGCTATTGCCGCTTCTCCAGTTCCGGTGATTTCAGCAGTAGGACACGAAATAGACTTTACCATCGCAGACTTTGTAGCTGATTTAAGGGCGCCAACACCTTCTGCTGCGGCAGAGCTAGTGGCTAAGAGCGCAAAGGACTTGACGGATCGTTTGATTAACTTAAACCGTGTGATGAAGATGGTTCTTGAAAGGCAAGTGAAAAAATGGGATCAAAAACTTGAAAATTTAAAACTACGGCTGATAGATCCAAAACAAAAACTTCAAGATTTAATTCTTAAAAACGATGATTTTTTTAATCGGTTGCAAGCAACACTTGAGTTGAAGATCTTGTCCTTTAGGCATAAAAATGAACTTCTTTTTCAAAAATTAAAAAATCCTAAAAATAAAATTGATAGCGCCAAAGAAGAGCTTAATTTTATACAAAAGTCCTTAATTTATCAAATGCAGAACAAGATCGAAAGAATGCAAAAAGACGTTCAAAATAAAATGTTGTTAATGGATTCATTTAGTCCTTTAAAGGTTGTAGACAGAGGATTTGTTATTGTCACTAAGAGCCATAAAATAATTAAGGAAAGCACCCAGTTGGAAGAAAACGATCGAATTGAATTGCGCTTTTCTGATAATCAAGTAGAGCTTACAGTTAAAGATTTAAAATTCAGCAATATAACTTAA